Within the Pengzhenrongella sicca genome, the region AGCGTGCGCGCATGACCTCCTCGCCCCCACCGCCGCGCACGCGCGGCCCGCGCCCGGCCGGCACGGACACGCGCGCGGCGATCATGACGGCCGCGCGGACCGAGTTCGCCGACCACGGGTTCGACGGCACCAGCATGCGGGCGGTCGCCCGGCGGGCGGGGGTCGACCCTGCCCTCGTGCGGCACTACTTCGGGGCGAAGGCGGACCTGTTCGCCGCGGTCAGCGGGCTGCCCGGCCGGCCCGGGGTCCTGATCGGCGCGCTGTTCGAGGGCGGGACGGACGGCCTCGGCCGGCGCCTGGTCGCGCTGTTCTTCTCCGTGTGGGACCCGCCGGAGGGGCGCCAGCGGATGCGGGCGCTGATCGCGGCGGCGTCCTCGAGCGAGCACACCGGCGCGGGCCTCGCCGAGTTCATCGCGAGCGAGGTCGCCGGCGAGATCGCGCCGCGCCTGCGCGGGGACGACGCCCTGCTACGGGCCGAGCTCATCGGGATGCACATCGTCGGCGTCGCGATGGGGCGCTACGTGCTCCGGCTTGAGCCGCTCGCCTCGGCCGACGAGGACGCCGTCGCGCGCTGGCTCGCGCCGAACCTCCAGCGGCTCGTCGACGGCGCGCCCTGACAGGCCTCTTGCGCGCGGCGCCGCGGTGCGCGAGAATTCCTCACGTGAAGAAATACGAGAACGCCGGTGGGTCCTCGGGCTCCCGGGCACGCGCGGGCGGACTCGCGGTCGAGATCGCCGGGCTGCGGGTCGTGCGCGGCGGCGCCGTCGTCATCCCCGGCATCGAGCTCACGGTCGCGGCGGGCGAGGTCGTCGGCCTGCTCGGGCCGAGCGGGTCCGGCAAGTCCACCCTCATGCGCGTGATCGTCGGTGTGCAGGTCGTCGCGGCCGGGACCGTGAGCGTTCTCGGCCGCCCGGCGGGGCACCCCGCGCTGCGCCGCGAGGTCGGCTACGTCACGCAGGCGCCGAGCGTCTACCCGGACCTGTCGGTCGCGGAGAACCTGCACTACTTCGCGACGCTGCTCGGGGCCGACGCCGCCGACGTCGACCGGGTGCTCGACGCCGTCGACCTCGCCTCGAGCGCCACCCGGCGCGTGTCGACCCTGTCGGGCGGCGAACGGTCGCGGGTGTCGCTCGCGGCCGCGCTGCTCGGCTCGCCGCGGCTGCTCGTGCTCGACGAGCCGACCGTCGGCCTCGACCCCGTGCTCCGCCGGGACCTCTGGGACCTGTTCGGGCGGCTCGCCGCGACGGGCGTCACGCTGCTGGTCTCGAGCCATGTGATGGACGAGGCCGTGCGCTGCGACCGGCTGCTGCTCATGCGCGCCGGAGCGCTGCTCGCCGACGCGACCCTGCCCGAGCTGCTCGAACGCACCGGAACTCCGGACGTCGAGCACGCGTTCCTCGCGCTCGTCGAGGGAGGTGGGCGATGAGCCCCCGGATGTCGCTCGCGACGGCCGCCCGCGTGCTGCGCCAGGTGCGGCACGACCCGCGCACGATCGCGCTGATCGTGGTGCTGCCGTGCCTGCTTCTCGGGCTCGTCGCGTGGATGTTCGACGGGACCTCGGTGCTCGACACGCTCGGCCCGACGCTGCTCGGGCTGTTCCCGCTCATCGTGATGTTCCTGGTGACCAGCGTGACCATGCTGCGCGAGCGGCTGAGCGGGACGCTCGAGCGGCTCATGACGATGCCGGTCGGGCGCGGCGACGTCGTCGTCGGCTACGCGCTCGCGTTCGGGGTCGTGGCGGCGGTCCAGGCCGTCGTGCTCGTCGCGGTCACGGTCGGGCTCTACGGGATGACGGTCGCCGGCCCGCTGTGGGCCGTCATCCTCGTCGCCGTGCTCGACGCCGTGCTCGGCACGGCGCTCGGGATCGCGGCATCGGCCGCGGCGCGCACGGAGTTCCAGGCGGTGCAGATGATGCCCGCGGTCATCTTTCCGCAGGTGATCCTGTGCGGGCTGATCATGCCGCGCGAGCAGATGCCGGCGGTGCTCGAGGCGATCTCGACCGTGCTGCCGCTCACCTACGGCGTCCAGGCGATGCAGACCCTCGCGAGCAGCACGGACGTGAGCGGGATCTGGGGGGACGTCGTGGTGATCGTCGGTTTCATCGTGGTGGCCATCGTGGTCGGCGCGACGACGCTGCGCCGCCGGACGGCCTAGCCGGGCCGTGCCGGGCACCCGAAGTAGTCCATCTGCGGCGAGGTCGTGCCTCAGGAGGGACGATCTCACCGCGAAGGGACGACTTCACCGCGGATGGACGATCTCGCGGCAGAGTGATCGAGTTGCCGATCCTCTCCGAGACCGGCCGTAGGGTGGCGCCATGACTGAGCTGCCGTCCATCTCCGCACGTCCTGGCCCATTCCGGGCTCGCGCGATGATTGCGGCCGCCGCGGGGGCGGCCATCCTCGCGCTGATTCTGTTCGGCGCCGCGAGCCCCGCGTCGGCGCACGACGCGCTCGTCTCGGCGACCCCGGCCGACGGCTCGACCGTCGAGGCCGCGCCGGCGACGGTCGACCTGGTGTTCGCCGAGCCCGCCGTCGCCCTCGGCACCGAGATCGTCGTGCTCGGCCCGGACGGGGCGACCGTGAGCACCGGCGCCGTCGTGCTGACGGACGCGACGGTGAGCCAGGCGCTCGTCGCCGACCGGCCCGCCGGCACCTACACCGTGCAGTACCGGGTGACCTCGGCCGACGGCCACCCCGTCTCCGGGCAGCTCACGTTCGTGGCGACCGGCGCCGTAGCCGCTCCGGCCGCGCCCGACGTCGTCGCGCCCACCGGCGCGCCGTCGGGGGAGCAGGTCGAGGTGGCGCCGAGCGCCGCGCCGTCGAGCCTCGTGCCAACGAGCCCCGCAGGGACGTCCGCCGCCTCGTCGAGCGACGCGGAGGACGACGCCGCTCGCGACGCGCAGGACGGGGCCGGGTCGCCCCTGCCCTGGGTCCTTGCCGCCGCTGCGGTCGCGCTCGCAGCCGCGGGCTGGCGGGTGTGGCGCACCCGCCAGGGCGGCTAGCGCCTGGGCGGCTAGCGCCAGCGTGGCTAGCGCCTGATCGGCGGCGAGCGCCTCAGAGGTAGTGCAGCGGGTCGAACTCGGCGATCGGGATGATCCGCAGCCGCGGGAGCGGCACGTTGAACGCCTGGACGTCGCGCTCGAGGTCGAACAGCTCGAGGCCCTGCTCGGTGAGCTGCGTCAGGCTGCCGCTCGTGAACTCGCCGAACGCGAGCAGGCCGACGCGGCGGTCGCCCGTGAGCAGCCGCTCGATGTCGGCCGCGAAGTCGCCGTCGTGGCTGACGAGCATGACGTCGCCCTGGCGGTCCTTGATCGCTGCGAGCGTGCGCTGGATGCCGATGTCGACGACCTTCTCGCGCGCCTCGCCCGCGAGCGGGATCGGCCGGTAGCCGAGCGCGATCAGCGCCTGCACGAACGCCATCGGCATCGAGCCCGAGGAGGCGTTGAGGAAGAACAGACCCTTCGTGGGCTGGTCCCAGCGCTTGCGGGCGAAGTCGAGCACGCGTTCCCAGCGCGGGCGCTGCTCGGGCGTCGGGCGACCGTTGAAGATCGCCGAGCCCAGCGTGGCGTCGATGTTCTCGCCGTCGACCAGGATGTACGTGGTGCGCTCGCTCGCCGGTGTCTGCACGGATCCGAGCCTAGGCGCCCGCGCGCGGCTCGCACGCTTTCGCCGCACCGCCGGGCGGTCCGGGACCTCAGGCCTACTGTGTGCCACCCTGATCTGACCCACGATGGTCGAAGAGGTCTGGCACCGCCGGACCATGAGAGGACACGGGCAATGCGAGTTCTTGTGACGGTCGCGTCGCGGCATGGTGGCACCCAGGAGATCGGCTCGCGCATCGAAGCCGAGCTGAGGTCCCGCGGGCACGAGGTCGACCTCGCGGCCCCCGCCGACGTCGTCTCGATCGACCCGTACGACGCCGTGATCCTCGGCTCCGCGGTGTACACCGCGCACTGGCTGCCCGACGCCCGCGAGTTCGCGGTCCGGTTCGCGGCCGAGCTCCCGACCAAGCGGGTGTGGCTGTTCTCGTCCGGGCTCGCGACGGCGCCCGCCGCCGCCGCGAACTCGCCGGCGGAGACGCAGGACCTGATGGAGGCGACGCACGCCAGCTCGCACCGCGCCTTCGGCGGCCGCCTCGACCGCGGCGAGCTCACGCTCGCCGAGCGCGCCATCATCGCGGCCGCTCGCGGCAAGGAGGGCGACCACCGCGACATGGCCGCCGTCGTCGGCTGGGCCGGCCAGATCGCGGACGAGCTGGCGAGCTAAAGCCCGGACGAGCTGGCGAGCGAGACCCGCCGGAGCGGGCGTGCTGGGCCACCGGCGCGGGCGCGCTGAGCCACCGGCGCGGGCGCGCCAGGCCGGCCGGGGGTGCGTGCTGACGCCCCGTCGCGACGATGTCACCCCCCGACGCGCGGGGGCGCGGTGGCGAGCGGCGGGGACGATGCCAGAATCGAACGGTGGCCCCCCAGACCGTGACTCCCGCTGCCGTACGCCCCGACCGAGCTCCCGGCGCCGACCCGCTGCCGTCCGACGGCATACCGTCCGACGGCATGCCGTCCGACCCGCTGCCGTACGACGCGATCCTGCTGTACTCGTTCGGCGGTCCGAACGGGCCGGCCGACGTGCTGCCGTTCCTGCGCAACGTGACGCGCGGCAAACACATCCCCGAGGCCCGGCTCGTCGAGGTCGGCGCCCACTACGACCACTTCGGCGGTCGCAGCCCGATCAACGGGCACAACCTCGAGCTCATCGCGGCGCTGCACGAGGAGCTCGGCCGGCGCGGCGTCGACCTGCCGATCGGCTTCGGCAACCGCAACTGGGAGCCGTACACGGTGGACGCCCTCGCCGACCTGCGCGCCGGCGGCGCCCGGCGCGTGCTCGCGATCGTGACCAGCGCGTACGGCTCGTACTCGGGCTGCCGGCAGTACCGCGAGAACCTCGCGGCCACGCTCGCCGCGCTCGCCGCGCAGCCGGCGGCCGACGACGCCGCGGCCGTCCCGGCGCTCGTCGTCGACAAGCTGCGGCACTACTTCAACCACCCCGGCTTCGTCCAGGCGAACGCGGAGGCGATCGCCGACGCGTACGCCGCCCTGCGTGCCCGGCGCGAGGCGGGCGCCGGCGCGGCGGGCGGCGGGGCCGGGGACGCGGCGTCGGCGGCGCCGCTGGTGTTCGTGACCCACTCGATCCCGGACGTCATGGAGGAGGGGTCGGGCGCGCAGCGGCCGAGCTACGCCGCCCAGCACCTCGACGTCGCGGCGCTCGTGGCCGCGCGGGTCGCCGAGCTCGTCGGGCACGCGGTGCCGTGGCGGCTCGCGTTCTGCTCGCGGTCGGGCCCGCCGAGCCAGCCGTGGCTCGAGCCCGACGTGAACGACGTGCTCAAGGAGCTGTCGGGGGAGGGGGTGCGCTCCGTCGTGCTCTCGCCGATCGGCTTCATCTCCGACCACATGGAGGTCGCGTTCGACCTCGACACCGAGGCGATGGAGACGGCCGCCGAGCTCGGCCTTACCGCCGTCCGCGCGGGCACCGTCTCGACCCGGCCGGCGTTCGTCGCCGGGCTGGTCGACCTGGTGCTCGAGCGCGCGGCGCGCGAGCGCGGCGAGGACGTCGAGCCGGTCGCCGTGGGCGCCCTCGGCGCCTGGCCGGACGTGTGCCGCGCCGGCTGCTGCCGCCAGCGCGCCGGCGTCGACTCCGGCGTGCCCGCGGCCTGCGGCGAGGATTCCGACCCGACCGAATGGACCGCCTCATGACCGCCAGCACCCCGGCCTCGACCGACTCGAACGATCCGACCGACCCGAACAGCCAGATCCGGTACGCGATGTTCTCGGTGTTCGCGCTCGACGGCGCGCTGCCGGCCGACGACGTCGCGCGCAGTGCGCTGGTCGCCGAGGCCGAGGAGGCGGTCACCACCGGCGACGGCGACCTCACGCTCCGGGGCTGGTACGACGTCGGCGGGCTGCGGGCCGACGCCGACCTCATGGTCTGGTGGCACGGCGACTCGATCGAGGCCGTCCAGGGCGCCTACCAGCGGCTGCGCAAGTCGGGCCTCGGCCGGTACCTCACGCCGGTCTGGTCCGTCGCGGCGCTGCACCGGCCCGCTGAGTTCAACCGCGGGCACCTGCCTGCCTTCATCTCGGGCGAGCCGCCGCGCCAGTACCTGTGCGTGTATCCGTTCGTGCGGTCCTACGAGTGGTACGTGCTGCCCGAGGCCGAGCGCCGCGGCATGCTGATCGAGCACGGCCAGGCCGCGCGCGACTACGCGGACGTGCGCGCCAATACGCTCGCCGCGTTCGCGCTCGGCGACTACGAGTGGATCCTCGCGTTCGAGGCGGACGAGCTGCACCGCATCGTCGACCTCATGCGCGAGCTGCGCGCCACGCAGGCGCGCCGGCACGTGCGCGAGGAGCTGCCGTTCTACACGGGCCCCCGCACGACGCTGGCCGCGTGGGCGGACCGCCAGCCCGCCGACGACTGAGCGGGCGGTCGCCCGGGCAACCGACGCCCTGGGCTAGGTCCAGGCGGCGGCGAGGCGCTCGAGCGTCGTGCGCCGGGTCGCGACGTCGTAGGTGGTGGACGTGACGAGCAGCTCGTCGGCGCGGGTCTCGTCCACCAGCTTGTCCAGCTCGACGACGGCGCGGTCGGCGGTCGTCGCGATCTGGGTCCCGGGCAGGCTCGCGAGCAGCTCGTCGGCCGCGGTCCCGCGCAGCTGCGCGAGGATGCCCTCGGCGTCGTCCGGGCTCACGATCGGGCCCAGGCGGCCCGTGCGCAGGCTGATCGCCATGACCCGGCTCGGGCCCGCGAGGTGCGCCGCCTCCGCGGCGGAGTCGGCGATCAGCACCGAGGCGCTGACCATCGCGTGCGGCGCCGCGAGCTCGGGCGACGGGCGGAACTCCGCGCGGTAGGCGGCCATCGCCTCGAGGGTCTGCAGGGCGCCGAAGTGGTGCGCATACGCGAACCGGACCCCGAGGGCCGCGGCCAGCCGGGCGCTGAAGGTGCTCGAGCCGAGCAGCCAGACCTCCGGCGTCGTGCCCTGCGCGGGCGTGGCCGAGAACCGGCGCACGAGCGCCGACGGCGCGTGGGCGGGGTGGGACTGCCCGAGCAGGCCGAGCACGTCGAGCAGTTCGGCCGGGAACTGCTCCGCGCCGAGGCCGTCGGTCGTGCGGCGCAGCGCGGCGGCGGTCGCCGGGTCGGTGCCGGGCGCGCGGCCGATGCCGAGGTCGATCCGGCCCGGGTGCAGCGCCTCGAGCATCGCGAACTGCTCGGCGACGACGAGCGCCGGGTGGTTCGGCAGCATCACGCCGCCCGAGCCGACGCGGATGTTCTTCGTCGAGGCCGCGAGGTGCGCGATGAGGACGGCCGGCGACGTCGACGCGACGGCGGTCATGTTGTGGTGCTCGGCGACCCAGAACCGCCGGAAGCCGAGGTCGTCGGCGGCGCGCGCGAGCGCCGTCGTGTCGGCGAGCGCGTCGGCGCTGGTGGAGTCCTCGCGCACGGTCGCGAGGTCGAGCACGGACAGGGGCACACGGTTGTCGGTCACCCCAGCCTCAACACCGGCCCCCGCCGATCCCTTCCGGCGGGGCGCTACGGGTAGAGGCCGCGGATCTGGTGGGCCTCGGCGACGCGGCGCACGCCGATCGTCAGGGCGGCGTCGCGCAGGGTGAGGCCGTCGGCGCGGGCCGTCTGGGAGACCGCCGCGTACGCCGTGAGCATCCGGTGCTCGAGCCGCTCCTCGATCTCGCGCTCGGTCCACCAGTACGCCTGCGCGCCCTGGACCCACTCGAAGTAGGAGACGATCACGCCGCCGGCGTTCGCGAGGATGTCGGGGACGACGACGATGCCCCGCTCGGCCAGGACGCGGTCGCCGGCCTCCGTCGTCGGCCCGTTGGCGCCCTCGACGACCCACCGGGCCTTCACGGACGCCGCCGTCTCCTCGTCGAGCACGCCCTCGACGGCGGCGGGCACGAGCACGTCGACGTCTAGCCCGAGCAGGGCGGTGTTGTCGATCGGGTCGCCGCCCGCGAAGCCCACGACCGACCCGGTCGTGTCGACGTGCGCGAGCAGCGCCGCGATGTCCAGGCCCGCGGGCGCGAAGACGCCGCCATACTGGTCGCTCACGGCGAGCACCTTGGCGCCCGCCTCGGCGAAGAACCGGGCCGCGTGCGAGCCCACCTTGCCGAAGCCCTGCACCGCGACGCGCACCTCGGACAGGAGCACGCCGGCGTCGGCCAGCGCGGCGCGCGTGGAGTGCACGATGCCGCGCGACGTCGCCGTCGCCCGCCCGAGGGAACCGCCCATCGACAGGGGCTTGCCGGTGACCACGGCCTGGATCGTGTAGCCCTTGTTCACCGAATAGGTGTCCATCACCCACGCCATGGTCTGCTCGTTCGTGCCCATGTCGGGCGCCATGATGTCCCGCTCCGGGCCGATCATCGGCATGATCTCGCTCGTGTAGCGGCGCGTGACGCGCTCGAGCTCGGTCTGGGAGTACTGCCGCGGGTCGATCGTGACGCCGCCCTTGGCCCCGCCGTACGGGAGCTCGACGACCGCGCACTTCCACGTCATCCACATCGCGAGCGCGCGCACCTCGTTGCGGTCGACGCTCGAGGCGTACCGCAGCCCGCCCTTGCCCGGCCCGCGCGAGATGTTGTGCTGCACGCGGTACCCCCGGAACAGCTCGGTGCGGCCGTCGTCGCGCCGCAGCGGCACCGCGACGTCGATCTCGCGCCGCGACGAGGCGAGCATGTGGTGCAGCCCCTCGTCGTACCCGAGGATCTTCACGGCGTTCGCGAGCTGCGCGTGCGCGGTCGCGAGCGGGGACGGGTGCGGGTGCGGGGTCGGCGGTGCGGTGGACGGGACGGGCTCGGTCATGCGGGTCAACCTCCTGGAAAGCCTGCCGCCGGCATCGTCGCCGACCGCTCGGACCTGCTCGCGCGCCCCCACCCTGCCATCTACCCGGTCAGGGGCTGAACTCGAAGTGCCAGTACTCCGGGTAGGCCGCGCCCTCGCGGACGCTCGCGGGCGCGGACCAGCCGAAGGCCGGGCCGTTCGCGACGAGCCAGACGTAGCGCGGCGTGCCGAAGCCGTACACGCCCGGCCACTCCTGCAGGTCGAGCGCGAGGCCGAGGCCGTGGTTGGACGTGCCCGGCCGGGCCGCGAGCGCGCCGTAGTACGCCCGGATCGCGACCTGGTCCGCGTAGGAGCGGTAGGTCAGGTCCATCGCGATCGGCTCGCCGAACTGCGCGCGGAACGCGTCGTTGAGGCGGGTGAGCGCGGCGGCGGCGTCGCAGCGCAGGTACTGGGGGCTGCCGATCTGGTCCGTGCCCCACGGGATCAGGCACATCGCCGAGGCCGGCATGTGGCCGTTCGAGCCGTCGCCGTCCGCGGTGGGCACCGACGTCACGAACACGGGCGCGCCGCCGGGAGCGGCCGGGGCGGCAGGGCCGGGCGCGGCCGCTTGGTCGCCGGCCGCCGCGTCCTCGGCCGCCGACGCCGCGGCGTCGGTCTCGGTCCGCCACGCGGCGTGGGCCTGCTCGACCGTCGTGCGCGCGCCGTCGACGCTGGCGCCCGCGGACGCCAGCGCCGGCAGGGTCACGCGCGCGGCCAGGGCGGCGCGGGCGCCGTCGAGCGCGGCGGCGAGCGCCTGGCGGACGGCGTCGTCCGCGACCTGGTCGGCCGACGCGGCCAGGACGGGCTCGGCCGCGGCGATCCGGGCGGTGAGATCGGCGTCGGCGGCGGCGCGCGCGGCGACCTCGACCGCGCGGGCGTGCGCGCTGCGTTCGGCCGCGAGGGTCGCGGACTCGGCGGCCGCGACGGCCCGCGCGGCGTCGTCGGCGCGGTCGGCCCGGGCGAGGGCGCGCGCGGTGTCGGCCGCGGCGGCGGCGGCGGCGGCGGCCCGCTGCTCGCGGACCTCGACGAACGCCGCGGCGGCGACGCCGAGCACGAGGACCAGGGCGACGGCGAGGGCCAGGCGCCTGCGGGTGGCCGTGGCGAGCCAGCGGAGCGTCACGCGAGCCGCCCGCCCGTGCTCACGCCGAGCGCGTCGATCCGCGCGACGTCGGCGGCCTCGAGCGCGAAGCTGAGCACGTCGAGGTTCGCGGCGATGCGCTCGCGGTGCACGGACTTCGGCAGGACGACGACGGCGCTCTCGAGGTGCCAGCGCAGCACCACCTGGGCGGGGCTCACGCCGTGGCGGGCGGCGATGTCGGTCAGGACGGGGTGGGTGAGGTCGGACCGCCGCAGCGGGCTGTAGCCGGCGATCTCGACGCCGCGGGCCGCGTGGGAGCCGAGCAGCCCAGCGTCGAAGTCGGCCGGGCTCCAGGGGATCTGGTTGACCGCGGGGGCCTCGCCGGTCGCGGCGACGAGCTCGTCGAGCTGGGCGACCGAGTAGTTCGAGACGCCGATCGCGCGGACCAGGCCCTCGTCGCGCAGCTCGATGAACCGGGCCCACGTCGCGGGCGTCGCCGCGCCGTTCGGGGGCCAGTGCACGAGCCAGAGGTCGAGGTAGGTCGTGCCCAGCGCGGTGAGCGACCGCTCGAGGGTCCGGCGCTCGTGGCCCGCGCGGTCGGGCGGCAGCTTCGAGGTGACGAAGACGTCGGCACGGCTGACCCCCGAGGCCGCCAGCGCGCGGCCGACCTCCGCCTCGTTGCCGTAGGCGGTCGCGGTGTCGAGGTGCCGATACCCGAGCTCGAGGGCGGTGGAGACCGCACCCTCGGCCTCGGCGCCGACGGCGCGCCAGGTGCCGAGCCCGAGCAGCGGGATGTCGCCCCCGCGCAGCGCGAGGGCGGGAACGGGCGCAGCGATCATCGCTCCATGATGGCCTCCCGCCCCCGAATGGTCGATTCGCCCCCACCCACTCCGAGTTTTCAGAGGATCCGGTGCGTAGTCCGCTCACATTCCTCTCACAACCGAGCGCGGCGGGCGGCGGGACGGCGGGCTGGCGGGAGAGGGCGGGCTGGCGGGAGAGGGCGGGCTGGCGGGAGAGGGCGGGCTGGCGGGAGAGGGCGGGCTGGCGGGAGAGGGCGGGCTGGCGGGCCGGCCGGCCCGCCAGGAGGGCGGGAGAGGGCGGGCTCGCTGGCCAGCGGGTGCGCTGCGAGCCCGGTCGAGCCGCTCGCGCCCCACCTCGGCCGCTCACCGCGCGATCCCTCACGTTTGGGCCGAATCGGTGCGCAATTCGAGCAGATTCGGCCCAAAAGCGTGTGGCGGGGGGGGGGGGGGGAGGCGAGTCCGGGCGGGGCGGGGAAGGGTGGGCGGGGTGGGCGGGGCGCGGCGGGGCGGAACAGTTGCCGGTTAGCTCGGGTGGGAGCGGCGGCGGAACTGGGCCGGGGTCTCGCCCGTGAGGCGGCCGAAGGTCCGGGTGAAGACCGCCTGGTCGTAGAACCCCGACGCTGTCGCGACCTCGGCGATCGGCAGGTCCCCGCCGGTGAGCAGCGTCGCGGCCCGGTCGATCCGCGTCCGCAGCACGAACTGCTGCGGCGAGAGCGAGAACACCTTGTGCATCCGGCGGTCAAGGGTCGACGGCGAGCAGCCCGCCGCGCTCGCGAGGTCGGCCACGGTGATCTGCTCCGCGAGCCGCTCGTTGACGAGCGCGACGACGCGCGAGAGGGAGTTCACGGCGACGTCCGCCTCGTCGTACGTGCGCAGGTCCTCGGACACGCTGACCAGCCCGACCACCGCGCCGCCCACCCGCACGGGGATCTTGGACGTCAGGTACCAGCCCGGCACGCTCCCCGGCCGGCGGATGAGCTCCAGCACGCCCCGCAGCGGCTGGCCCGACGAGATGACGGCGTCGTCCTGCTGGCTGTAGTGGTCGGCGAGCGGCCCGAAGAGGTCCTCCGCGCGCCGGCCGATCACGGTGCGGCGCGACCGCTCGCCGGTGCGCACCACGAACGCCCGGTTCACCGCGACGTACCGGCCCGTCGGGTCCTTGGCGCAGAACAGGGTGGCGGACAGGTCGTCCATCAGCAGCAGCATCTCGGGCCCGAGTGAGCGCAGCAGGACCGCCGCCTCGGGCCAGGCGGGGGCGGGCTCGCCGGACCGCCGGCGCTGCGGCGGCGCGCCCGGGCTCGCGGTTCGAGGTGTCATGACAGCCCGGAGAGTACACAACGTGGATTTCCGTCACGATGTGCGCCCGATCGGTACAAGACGCGGCGGCCCGTCGGGCTGCACGATTCTGGGATGACCACACTGGCCCTGCCCCTGACCGATGCCGCGATCGAGCTCGCGGACCGTTGGGTGCGGCTGACCGCGGCGGGGGAGACCGCACGCGAGAAGCGCACCACCGGGCGGCTTGCCGCGCTGGTGTCCGACCCGGCCGGCCTCGAGCTCGCCGTGCGGTTCGTGGACCGCGTCGCACGCCCCCAGGACATCGCGGTCGCCGCACGCGAGCTCGCCGGGCTCGGTGCGTTCACCGGCGCGGCCGGCAGCTTCCTCGGGCCGGTGGACCGCACGCTGCTCGGCGTCGGCACGCGCGTCGCCCCGCTGCTCCCGGCCGTCGTCGTCCCCGCCGCGCGGATGCGCCTGCGCCAGCTCGTGGGCCACCTCGTGGCCGACGCCGGCCCCGGGCTCGCGAAGCACATCGCGGCCGCGCGCGCCGACGGCTTCACGCTCAACCTCAACCTGCTCGGCGAGGCCGTGCTCGGCGAGGGCGAGGCGACGAGCCGGCTCGGGCGGGTCCGGGCGCTGATCGAGCGCCCCGACGTCGACTACGTCTCGATCAAGGTCTCCGCCGTCGCGAGCCAGCTCTCGACGTGGGACACCGCCGGCAGCCGCGACCGCGTCGTCGCGCAGCTGCGCCCGCTGTACCTCGCGGCCCAGGCCCACGGGACGTTCCTCAACCTCGACATGGAGGAGTACAAGGACCTCGCGCTGACCACGGCGGTCTTCGAGCAGATCCTCACGGACCCGGAGCTCGCGGGCCTCGAGGTCGGCATCGTGCTCCAGGCCTACCTCCCCGACGCGCTCGCGGCCCTCGACGAGATCACCGCGATGGCCCGGCGCCGCACCGCGGCCGGCGGCGCGCGCATCAAGGTCCGCCTCGTCAAGGGCGCCAACCTCGCGATGGAGCAGGTCGAGGCCGAGCTGCACGGCTGGGCCCAGGCGCCGTACCCGATCAAGCCGGCCGTCGACGCCAACTACGTGCGGCTCGTCGAGCGCGCGCTGCGCCCGGACCGGGCCGCGCACGTGCGCGTCGGCGTCGCGAGCCACAACCTCTTCCACGTCGCTTACGCGCACCTGCTCGCGACCGAGCGCGGTGTGACGCCGGCGCTCGACATCGAGATGCTCCAAGGCATGGCGCCGGCGCAGGCGCGTGCGGTGCGCGACGACGTCGGCCGCGTCCTGCTGTACACGCCCGTCGTCGCGGCCGAGGACTTCGACGTCGCGATCTCGTACCTGATCCGCCGGCTGGAGGAGA harbors:
- the hemQ gene encoding hydrogen peroxide-dependent heme synthase; the protein is MTASTPASTDSNDPTDPNSQIRYAMFSVFALDGALPADDVARSALVAEAEEAVTTGDGDLTLRGWYDVGGLRADADLMVWWHGDSIEAVQGAYQRLRKSGLGRYLTPVWSVAALHRPAEFNRGHLPAFISGEPPRQYLCVYPFVRSYEWYVLPEAERRGMLIEHGQAARDYADVRANTLAAFALGDYEWILAFEADELHRIVDLMRELRATQARRHVREELPFYTGPRTTLAAWADRQPADD
- a CDS encoding ABC transporter permease, with the translated sequence MSPRMSLATAARVLRQVRHDPRTIALIVVLPCLLLGLVAWMFDGTSVLDTLGPTLLGLFPLIVMFLVTSVTMLRERLSGTLERLMTMPVGRGDVVVGYALAFGVVAAVQAVVLVAVTVGLYGMTVAGPLWAVILVAVLDAVLGTALGIAASAAARTEFQAVQMMPAVIFPQVILCGLIMPREQMPAVLEAISTVLPLTYGVQAMQTLASSTDVSGIWGDVVVIVGFIVVAIVVGATTLRRRTA
- a CDS encoding ferrochelatase is translated as MPSDPLPYDAILLYSFGGPNGPADVLPFLRNVTRGKHIPEARLVEVGAHYDHFGGRSPINGHNLELIAALHEELGRRGVDLPIGFGNRNWEPYTVDALADLRAGGARRVLAIVTSAYGSYSGCRQYRENLAATLAALAAQPAADDAAAVPALVVDKLRHYFNHPGFVQANAEAIADAYAALRARREAGAGAAGGGAGDAASAAPLVFVTHSIPDVMEEGSGAQRPSYAAQHLDVAALVAARVAELVGHAVPWRLAFCSRSGPPSQPWLEPDVNDVLKELSGEGVRSVVLSPIGFISDHMEVAFDLDTEAMETAAELGLTAVRAGTVSTRPAFVAGLVDLVLERAARERGEDVEPVAVGALGAWPDVCRAGCCRQRAGVDSGVPAACGEDSDPTEWTAS
- a CDS encoding copper resistance CopC family protein, which gives rise to MTELPSISARPGPFRARAMIAAAAGAAILALILFGAASPASAHDALVSATPADGSTVEAAPATVDLVFAEPAVALGTEIVVLGPDGATVSTGAVVLTDATVSQALVADRPAGTYTVQYRVTSADGHPVSGQLTFVATGAVAAPAAPDVVAPTGAPSGEQVEVAPSAAPSSLVPTSPAGTSAASSSDAEDDAARDAQDGAGSPLPWVLAAAAVALAAAGWRVWRTRQGG
- a CDS encoding flavodoxin domain-containing protein translates to MRVLVTVASRHGGTQEIGSRIEAELRSRGHEVDLAAPADVVSIDPYDAVILGSAVYTAHWLPDAREFAVRFAAELPTKRVWLFSSGLATAPAAAANSPAETQDLMEATHASSHRAFGGRLDRGELTLAERAIIAAARGKEGDHRDMAAVVGWAGQIADELAS
- a CDS encoding ABC transporter ATP-binding protein: MKKYENAGGSSGSRARAGGLAVEIAGLRVVRGGAVVIPGIELTVAAGEVVGLLGPSGSGKSTLMRVIVGVQVVAAGTVSVLGRPAGHPALRREVGYVTQAPSVYPDLSVAENLHYFATLLGADAADVDRVLDAVDLASSATRRVSTLSGGERSRVSLAAALLGSPRLLVLDEPTVGLDPVLRRDLWDLFGRLAATGVTLLVSSHVMDEAVRCDRLLLMRAGALLADATLPELLERTGTPDVEHAFLALVEGGGR
- a CDS encoding NYN domain-containing protein, which encodes MQTPASERTTYILVDGENIDATLGSAIFNGRPTPEQRPRWERVLDFARKRWDQPTKGLFFLNASSGSMPMAFVQALIALGYRPIPLAGEAREKVVDIGIQRTLAAIKDRQGDVMLVSHDGDFAADIERLLTGDRRVGLLAFGEFTSGSLTQLTEQGLELFDLERDVQAFNVPLPRLRIIPIAEFDPLHYL
- a CDS encoding TetR/AcrR family transcriptional regulator, which encodes MTSSPPPPRTRGPRPAGTDTRAAIMTAARTEFADHGFDGTSMRAVARRAGVDPALVRHYFGAKADLFAAVSGLPGRPGVLIGALFEGGTDGLGRRLVALFFSVWDPPEGRQRMRALIAAASSSEHTGAGLAEFIASEVAGEIAPRLRGDDALLRAELIGMHIVGVAMGRYVLRLEPLASADEDAVARWLAPNLQRLVDGAP